Proteins encoded by one window of Vidua chalybeata isolate OUT-0048 chromosome 15, bVidCha1 merged haplotype, whole genome shotgun sequence:
- the LRRTM2 gene encoding leucine-rich repeat transmembrane neuronal protein 2 isoform X2 produces MHPPMYSKEWLFYGLRKLQTLHLRSNSLRTIPVRLFWDCRSLEFLDLSTNRLRSLARNGFAGLIKLRELHLEHNQLTKINFAHFLRLSSLHTLFLQWNKISNLTCGMEWTWGTLAKLDLTGNEIKAIDLTVFETMPNLKTLLMDNNKLTTLDSKILSSLTSLTTVGLSGNLWECSPKICALATWLSGFQGRWEHSILCHSPDHTQGEDILDAVYGFQLCWNLSTVVTPMATTSYTAPTTEYTKRISSSHFHVGDKEIPTTAGMVVTTEEQFPEPNNAIFTQRVITGTMALLFSFFFIIFIVFISRKCCPPTLRRIRQCSMIQNHRQLRSQTRLHMANMSDQGPYNEYEPTHEGPFIIINGYGQCKCQQLPYKECEV; encoded by the exons ATGCACCCTCCAATGTACTCAAAAGAATGG CTCTTCTACGGCCTTCGCAAGCTACAGACCTTGCACTTGCGATCCAACTCCCTGCGGACCATCCCGGTCCGCCTGTTCTGGGACTGTCGTAGCCTGGAATTCCTGGATTTGAGCACAAACCGCTTACGAAGTTTGGCTCGCAATGGATTTGCGGGATTAATcaagctgagggagctgcacCTAGAGCACAACCAGCTGACAAAGATTAATTTTGCTCACTTCCTCCGGCTGAGCAGCCTGCACACACTCTTCTTGCAGTGGAACAAAATTAGCAACTTGACATGTGGGATGGAGTGGACCTGGGGCACCTTAGCAAAGCTCGATTTGACTGGAAACGAAATCAAAGCCATCGACCTCACCGTCTTTGAAACTATGCCTAACCTTAAAACCCTCCTCATGGATAACAACAAGCTCACCACTCTGGATTCCAAGATCCTGAGCTCGCTGACATCCCTCACCACCGTGGGCCTCTCTGGCAATCTGTGGGAATGCAGCCCAAAGATCTGCGCCTTGGCCACATGGTTGAGTGGCTTCCAAGGTCGGTGGGAGCACTCCATCCTCTGCCACAGCCCCGACCACACCCAGGGAGAGGATATTCTGGATGCAGTGTATGGTTTTCAGCTTTGCTGGAATTTATCAACTGTGGTTACCCCCATGGCTACGACGTCGTACACAGCTCCAACTACCGAGTACACGAAAAGAATAAGCTCTTCTCATTTCCATGTGGGAGACAAAGAGATTCCAACTACGGCAGGCATGGTCGTTACCACCGAAGAACAGTTCCCTGAGCCAAACAATGCCATCTTCACGCAGAGGGTAATTACAGGAACAATGgctttattgttttctttcttttttatcatttttatagTGTTCATCTCCAGGAAGTGCTGCCCTCCCACACTAAGAAGAATTAGGCAGTGCTCAATGATTCAAAACCACAGGCAGCTCCGATCCCAAACGCGGCTGCATATGGCCAATATGTCAGACCAAGGACCCTATAATGAGTACGAACCCACCCATGAAGGACCCTTCATCATCATCAATGGCTACGGACAGTGcaagtgccagcagctgccctaTAAAGAATGTGAAGTATAA
- the LRRTM2 gene encoding leucine-rich repeat transmembrane neuronal protein 2 isoform X1 — protein MGLHFKWPLGARMLAALYAMSMVLKMLPALGMACPPKCRCEKLLFYCDSQGFHSVPNTTEKGSLGLSLRHNYISELERDQFASFSQLTWLHLDHNQIATVREDSFQGLYKLKELVLSSNKIFHLPNTTFSQLLNLQNLDLSFNQLSSLHPELFYGLRKLQTLHLRSNSLRTIPVRLFWDCRSLEFLDLSTNRLRSLARNGFAGLIKLRELHLEHNQLTKINFAHFLRLSSLHTLFLQWNKISNLTCGMEWTWGTLAKLDLTGNEIKAIDLTVFETMPNLKTLLMDNNKLTTLDSKILSSLTSLTTVGLSGNLWECSPKICALATWLSGFQGRWEHSILCHSPDHTQGEDILDAVYGFQLCWNLSTVVTPMATTSYTAPTTEYTKRISSSHFHVGDKEIPTTAGMVVTTEEQFPEPNNAIFTQRVITGTMALLFSFFFIIFIVFISRKCCPPTLRRIRQCSMIQNHRQLRSQTRLHMANMSDQGPYNEYEPTHEGPFIIINGYGQCKCQQLPYKECEV, from the exons ATGG GCTTACATTTCAAGTGGCCATTAGGGGCTCGTATGCTGGCAGCACTATATGCAATGAGTATGGttttaaaaatgctgcctgCCTTGGGCATGGCTTGTCCACCAAAATGTCGCTGTGAGAAGCTGCTCTTTTACTGTGACTCTCAGGGGTTTCACTCAGTGCCAAACACCACTGAAAAGGGCTCGCTAGGTTTGTCACTGAGGCACAATTATATTTCTGAACTTGAAAGGGATCAATTTGCAAGCTTCAGTCAACTTACTTGGCTTCACTTAGATCATAATCAAATTGCAACAGTCAGAGAAGATTCTTTTCAAGGACTGTATAAACTTAAGGAATTAGTCTTAAGTTCCAACAAAATCTTTCATTTGCCAAACACAACTTTTAGCCAGCTGCTTAACCTGCAGAATTTGGACCTCTCTTTTAATCAGTTATCCTCTCTGCACCCCGAGCTCTTCTACGGCCTTCGCAAGCTACAGACCTTGCACTTGCGATCCAACTCCCTGCGGACCATCCCGGTCCGCCTGTTCTGGGACTGTCGTAGCCTGGAATTCCTGGATTTGAGCACAAACCGCTTACGAAGTTTGGCTCGCAATGGATTTGCGGGATTAATcaagctgagggagctgcacCTAGAGCACAACCAGCTGACAAAGATTAATTTTGCTCACTTCCTCCGGCTGAGCAGCCTGCACACACTCTTCTTGCAGTGGAACAAAATTAGCAACTTGACATGTGGGATGGAGTGGACCTGGGGCACCTTAGCAAAGCTCGATTTGACTGGAAACGAAATCAAAGCCATCGACCTCACCGTCTTTGAAACTATGCCTAACCTTAAAACCCTCCTCATGGATAACAACAAGCTCACCACTCTGGATTCCAAGATCCTGAGCTCGCTGACATCCCTCACCACCGTGGGCCTCTCTGGCAATCTGTGGGAATGCAGCCCAAAGATCTGCGCCTTGGCCACATGGTTGAGTGGCTTCCAAGGTCGGTGGGAGCACTCCATCCTCTGCCACAGCCCCGACCACACCCAGGGAGAGGATATTCTGGATGCAGTGTATGGTTTTCAGCTTTGCTGGAATTTATCAACTGTGGTTACCCCCATGGCTACGACGTCGTACACAGCTCCAACTACCGAGTACACGAAAAGAATAAGCTCTTCTCATTTCCATGTGGGAGACAAAGAGATTCCAACTACGGCAGGCATGGTCGTTACCACCGAAGAACAGTTCCCTGAGCCAAACAATGCCATCTTCACGCAGAGGGTAATTACAGGAACAATGgctttattgttttctttcttttttatcatttttatagTGTTCATCTCCAGGAAGTGCTGCCCTCCCACACTAAGAAGAATTAGGCAGTGCTCAATGATTCAAAACCACAGGCAGCTCCGATCCCAAACGCGGCTGCATATGGCCAATATGTCAGACCAAGGACCCTATAATGAGTACGAACCCACCCATGAAGGACCCTTCATCATCATCAATGGCTACGGACAGTGcaagtgccagcagctgccctaTAAAGAATGTGAAGTATAA